In one window of Clupea harengus chromosome 4, Ch_v2.0.2, whole genome shotgun sequence DNA:
- the LOC105894262 gene encoding solute carrier family 2, facilitated glucose transporter member 1-like isoform X2 produces MNPDKQVTFHLMLAVGTAVIGSLQFGYNTGVINAPQKIIEGFYNETYFNRYSESIPPSSLTTLWSISVAIFSVGGIFGSFSVGLFVNRLGRRNSMLIANVLAFISAAFFGFSKLAASWEMVIIGRFIVGLYSGLSTGFVPMYVGEIAPTDLRGALGTLHQLGVVVGILMAQIFGMKSIMGNATLWPFLLSFTFIPALLQCMLLPFCPESPRFLLINQNEEGKAQDVLRKLRGSDDVNTDMQEMREESRQMMREKKVTIAELFRSPLYRQPILIAIMLQLSQQLSGINAVFYYSTDIFEKAGVSQPVYATIGAGVVNTAFTVVSLFVVERAGRRSLHMIGLMGMAGSAVLMTIAMALLDQLKWMSYVSIVAIFSFVAFFEIGPGPIPWFIVAELFSQGPRPSAFAVAGFFNWSANFVVGMCFQYVANLCGPYVFIIFTVLLLGFFTFTYFKVPETKGRTFDEISAGFRQSSGREKYASDDFNTLGADSQF; encoded by the exons CAGGTGACGTTCCATCTGATGCTGGCCGTAGGGACGGCTGTCATTGGCTCCCTGCAGTTTGGCTACAACACTGGAGTCATCAATGCCCCTCAGAAG ATCATTGAGGGTTTCTACAATGAGACATACTTTAACAGGTACTCCGAATCCATCCCTCCGTCCTCCCTCACCACCCTCTGGTCCATATCGGTGGCCATCTTCTCCGTCGGGGGCATCTTCGGCTCCTTCTCCGTGGGTCTGTTTGTCAACCGCCTGGGCAG GAGGAACTCGATGCTCATTGCCAACGTCCTGGCGTTCATCTCCGCAGCCTTCTTTGGCTTCTCCAAACTGGCCGCCTCGTGGGAGATGGTGATCATCGGCCGCTTCATCGTGGGCCTCTACTCCGGCCTTTCCACAGGATTCGTGCCCATGTACGTGGGTGAGATCGCACCCACCGACCTCCGGGGGGCGCTGGGCACGCTGCACCAGCTCGGTGTCGTCGTTGGCATCCTCATGGCACAG atCTTTGGTATGAAGTCCATCATGGGGAATGCCACGCTGTGGCCCTTCCTGCTGAGTTTCACCTTCATCCCTGCGCTGCTGCAGTGCATGCTGCTGCCCTTCTGCCCCGAGAGCCCCCGCTTCCTGCTCATCAACCAGAACGAGGAGGGCAAGGCCCAGGACG TGCTGCGTAAGTTGCGTGGGTCGGACGACGTGAATACAGACATGCAGGAAatgagggaggagagcagaCAGATGATGCGGGAGAAGAAGGTGACCATCGCTGAGCTGTTCCGCTCGCCACTCTACCGCCAGCCCATCCTCATCGCCATCATGCTCCAGCTCTCCCAGCAGCTGTCAGGAATCAATGCC GTGTTCTACTACTCGACAGACATCTTTGAGAAGGCAGGAGTCTCACAGCCAGTCTATGCCACCATTGGTGCTGGGGTGGTGAATACCGCCTTCACTGTGGTCTCG CTGTTTGTGGTGGAGCGTGCCGGCCGCCGGTCGCTGCACATGATTGGCCTGATGGGGATGGCAGGATCTGCCGTGCTTATGACCATCGCCATGGCGCTGCTG GACCAGCTGAAGTGGATGTCATATGTCAGCATCGTAGCCATCTTTTCCTTTGTGGCATTCTTTGAGATCGGGCCCGGTCCCATCCCCTGGTTCATCGTGGCCGAGCTCTTCAGCCAAGGCCCTCGCCCGTCAGCCTTCGCCGTGGCAGGCTTCTTCAACTGGTCCGCCAACTTCGTGGTGGGCATGTGCTTCCAGTATGTAGCG AATCTGTGTGGGCCGTACgtcttcatcatcttcactGTGCTGCTGCTCGGCTTCTTCACCTTCACCTACTTCAAGGTGCCCGAGACCAAGGGCCGCACGTTCGACGAGATCTCGGCCGGCTTCCGCCAGTCGTCTGGACGCGAGAAATACGCCTCGGATGACTTCAACACCCTGGGCGCCGACTCCCAGTTC
- the LOC105894262 gene encoding solute carrier family 2, facilitated glucose transporter member 1-like isoform X1 — translation MSSPENIQRDSPPRKDIALESTSLVRGPSGREQVTFHLMLAVGTAVIGSLQFGYNTGVINAPQKIIEGFYNETYFNRYSESIPPSSLTTLWSISVAIFSVGGIFGSFSVGLFVNRLGRRNSMLIANVLAFISAAFFGFSKLAASWEMVIIGRFIVGLYSGLSTGFVPMYVGEIAPTDLRGALGTLHQLGVVVGILMAQIFGMKSIMGNATLWPFLLSFTFIPALLQCMLLPFCPESPRFLLINQNEEGKAQDVLRKLRGSDDVNTDMQEMREESRQMMREKKVTIAELFRSPLYRQPILIAIMLQLSQQLSGINAVFYYSTDIFEKAGVSQPVYATIGAGVVNTAFTVVSLFVVERAGRRSLHMIGLMGMAGSAVLMTIAMALLDQLKWMSYVSIVAIFSFVAFFEIGPGPIPWFIVAELFSQGPRPSAFAVAGFFNWSANFVVGMCFQYVANLCGPYVFIIFTVLLLGFFTFTYFKVPETKGRTFDEISAGFRQSSGREKYASDDFNTLGADSQF, via the exons CAGGTGACGTTCCATCTGATGCTGGCCGTAGGGACGGCTGTCATTGGCTCCCTGCAGTTTGGCTACAACACTGGAGTCATCAATGCCCCTCAGAAG ATCATTGAGGGTTTCTACAATGAGACATACTTTAACAGGTACTCCGAATCCATCCCTCCGTCCTCCCTCACCACCCTCTGGTCCATATCGGTGGCCATCTTCTCCGTCGGGGGCATCTTCGGCTCCTTCTCCGTGGGTCTGTTTGTCAACCGCCTGGGCAG GAGGAACTCGATGCTCATTGCCAACGTCCTGGCGTTCATCTCCGCAGCCTTCTTTGGCTTCTCCAAACTGGCCGCCTCGTGGGAGATGGTGATCATCGGCCGCTTCATCGTGGGCCTCTACTCCGGCCTTTCCACAGGATTCGTGCCCATGTACGTGGGTGAGATCGCACCCACCGACCTCCGGGGGGCGCTGGGCACGCTGCACCAGCTCGGTGTCGTCGTTGGCATCCTCATGGCACAG atCTTTGGTATGAAGTCCATCATGGGGAATGCCACGCTGTGGCCCTTCCTGCTGAGTTTCACCTTCATCCCTGCGCTGCTGCAGTGCATGCTGCTGCCCTTCTGCCCCGAGAGCCCCCGCTTCCTGCTCATCAACCAGAACGAGGAGGGCAAGGCCCAGGACG TGCTGCGTAAGTTGCGTGGGTCGGACGACGTGAATACAGACATGCAGGAAatgagggaggagagcagaCAGATGATGCGGGAGAAGAAGGTGACCATCGCTGAGCTGTTCCGCTCGCCACTCTACCGCCAGCCCATCCTCATCGCCATCATGCTCCAGCTCTCCCAGCAGCTGTCAGGAATCAATGCC GTGTTCTACTACTCGACAGACATCTTTGAGAAGGCAGGAGTCTCACAGCCAGTCTATGCCACCATTGGTGCTGGGGTGGTGAATACCGCCTTCACTGTGGTCTCG CTGTTTGTGGTGGAGCGTGCCGGCCGCCGGTCGCTGCACATGATTGGCCTGATGGGGATGGCAGGATCTGCCGTGCTTATGACCATCGCCATGGCGCTGCTG GACCAGCTGAAGTGGATGTCATATGTCAGCATCGTAGCCATCTTTTCCTTTGTGGCATTCTTTGAGATCGGGCCCGGTCCCATCCCCTGGTTCATCGTGGCCGAGCTCTTCAGCCAAGGCCCTCGCCCGTCAGCCTTCGCCGTGGCAGGCTTCTTCAACTGGTCCGCCAACTTCGTGGTGGGCATGTGCTTCCAGTATGTAGCG AATCTGTGTGGGCCGTACgtcttcatcatcttcactGTGCTGCTGCTCGGCTTCTTCACCTTCACCTACTTCAAGGTGCCCGAGACCAAGGGCCGCACGTTCGACGAGATCTCGGCCGGCTTCCGCCAGTCGTCTGGACGCGAGAAATACGCCTCGGATGACTTCAACACCCTGGGCGCCGACTCCCAGTTC